In the genome of Magnolia sinica isolate HGM2019 chromosome 2, MsV1, whole genome shotgun sequence, one region contains:
- the LOC131233499 gene encoding synaptonemal complex protein ZEP1-like isoform X4 translates to MQKLGFSGVKSLDKLRSITGSVQGSSKSFPAPPRSSDSISYGSFTNLKLTAEKLVKEQASVKTDLEMAHSKLKKSAENIRALELKLQETSNENAKLKVKQKEDVKLWKGLDSKLSSTKTFCDQLTETLQHLAGQVREAEEDKKFFEEKLSTSSKAFDDFQLQMNALSSKLESAEKDIRNRKQELTELAHEKGQLEKRIGDERCVAHDLIMEKDSIIKQLEATVEEDKSGLQILNSKLQEAHFELSSKEDICKCLKATQESLEKEKIALQSSNEDFAQKLLKSGQETKSLEDAINDLAAKIVELDKHSVTASKNVLQLTSTYDTCYKLVQQEKDLAAKHAQQKLDILHERFLHVASENNSFRAEIEELKNKVSELQKVHEIMMVQHAEECCLAEEKIQRLESEAENLVSIKSELEMLVTKLEEKVKLMSEASSLTTNQMQDLLLKISTLESENQDMQEKVQVTLEGKAEQIEALEKEIATRDEHVGSLENQVIQLHEILDEKERLHMQFEEKQKLLEEQRAEIQASLAMAENTLIEARKQYDLMLEGKQLELTKHLKEISQRNDQAINDIRRKYEVEKLEIVNTEKEKINRIQQENEKKESNLRVHHSEELQRVHLQAENELREKTTLLKKEHEVQMKAFRHQHEDECRKLQDELELQKSKEEKQRALLQLQWKVMGDSQHEDLEVNSKKEYSISSIKMKDADAGKGDQLALIRPENVKKNINFPGTMRTPMANLLKKVDKGNTGSQIDIPKHSKKVTRHEYEVETSNGRTITKRRKTKSTVMFGDPAMHKPINAKDSKNGKHIKKVQKVVKGARPCPTNIHELFTEGSLDPYADDPYAFD, encoded by the exons ATGCAGAAGCTAGGGTTTTCGGGCGTGAAGAGCTTAGATAAGCTCAGATCCATCACCGGATCTGTTCAAGGATCATCCAAGAGCTTTCCGGCCCCACCGCGATCTTCGGATTCGATCTCCTATGGAAGTTTCACGAATCTGAAGCTCACCGCAG AGAAGCTGGTTAAAGAACAGGCTTCTGTGAAAACTGATCTTGAAATGGCG CATTCAAAACTGAAGAAATCAGCTGAGAATATTCGTGCCCTGGAGTTGAAATTGCAGGAAACGAGTAATGAAAATGCAAAGCTCAAAGTGAAGCAGAAAGAGGATGTGAAGCTCTGGAAAGGATTAGATTCAAAACTATCTTCGACGAAGACTTTTTGTGACCAGTTGACTGAAACTCTGCAGCACTTGGCTGGTCAGGTTCGAGAAG CTGAGGAAGACAAAAAGTTTTTTGAGGAGAAGTTATCTACGAGTTCGAAAGCATTTGATGATTTTCAGCTTCAAATGAATGCCCTTTCTTCAAAACTAGAGTCCGCCGAGAAAGATATCAGAAACA GGAAACAGGAGCTGACGGAACTTGCACATGAGAAAGGGCAACTGGAAAAAAGAATTGGGGATGAGCGCTGTGTGGCTCATGATCTCATAATGGAAAAAG ACTCTATTATCAAACAATTAGAAGCCACTGTTGAAGAAGATAAGTCAGGCTTGCAAATTCTTAATTCCAAGTTACAAGAGGCACATTTTGAGTTAAGCTCAAAAGAAGACATCTGCAAATGCTTGAAAGCCACTCAGGAAAGTTTGGAGAAAGAAAAGATTGCTCTTCAGTCTAGCAATGAAGATTTTGCACAAAAACTACTCAAATCTGGTCAAGAGACAAAGAGTCTTGAAGATGCCATTAATGACTTGGCGGCAAAAATAGTTGAATTGGATAAACATAGTGTGACTGCTTCGAAGAATGTGCTTCAGTTGACTTCTACGTATGACACTTGCTACAAGTTGGTTCAGCAAGAGAAGGACCTTGCTGCAAAGCATGCTCAACAAAAGCTTGACATACTTCATGAACGATTTCTGCATGTTGCATCAGAAAATAATAGCTTCCGAGCAGAAATTGAAGAACTAAAGAATAAGGTTTCTGAGCTGCAGAAGGTCCATGAAATTATGATGGTGCAACATGCTGAGGAATGCTGTCTAGCAGAAGAGAAAATCCAGAGGTTGGAATCTGAAGCAGAGAATCTTGTTTCAATAAAGAGCGAGTTAGAGATGTTGGTTACTAAGTTGGAGGAGAAAGTTAAACTTATGTCAGAAGCCTCAAGCCTAACTACTAATCAAATG CAAGATTTGTTGCTGAAAATTTCAACATTAGAATCTGAGAATCAAGATATGCAAGAGAAGGTTCAAGTGACACTAGAAGGGAAAGCGGAGCAGATCGAAGCTCTTGAAAAAGAGATTGCAACACGAGACGAACATGTTGGTTCTCTGGAGAACCAAGTCATCCAGCTGCATGAAATTTTAGATGAGAAGGAACGTCTCCATATGCAATTTGAGGAGAAACAGAAGCTGTTGGAGGAGCAAAGAGCAgag ATTCAGGCATCACTTGCCATGGCTGAAAACACACTAATAGAAGCAAGGAAACAATACGATTTGATGCTAGAAGGAAAGCAGTTGGAGTTAACGAAACATTTAAAGGAAATTTCTCAGCGGAATGATCAG GCAATTAATGACATAAGACGGAAGTATGAGGTGGAGAAGCTAGAGATTGTTAATACTGAGAAAGAAAAG ATTAACCGGATCCAACAGGAAAATGAAAAGAAGGAATCAAATCTTAGGGTGCACCACAGTGAAGAGCTACAACGTGTCCATCTACAAGCTGAAAATGAATTGAGGGAG AAAACTACATTGCTGAAGAAAGAACACGAAGTTCAAATGAAAGCTTTTAGGCATCAACACGAAGATGAATGTAGAAAACTACAGGATGAGCTGGAACTCCAGAAGTCAAAG GAAGAAAAACAGAGAGCACTGTTACAGCTGCAGTGGAAAGTAATGGGTGATAGTCAACATGAGGATCTAGAAGTGAACTCAAAGAAG GAATACTCTATTTCATCGATCAAGATGAAGGATGCTGATGCTGGAAAAGGAGATCAGCTTGCTTTGATAAGGCCAGAAAATGTGAAGAAG AACATTAACTTCCCTGGAACAATGCGCACACCTATGGCAAACTTATTGAAGAAAGTAGATAAAGGGAACACGGGAAGCCAAATTGACATTCCTAAGCATAGTAAGAAG GTGACACGTCATGAATATGAAGTTGAAACCTCCAATGGCAGAACGATTACGAAGCGTAGAAAAACAAAGAGTACTGTCATGTTTGGG GATCCAGCTATGCACAAGCCAATAAATGCAAAGGACTCGAAGAATGGCAAACACATCAAGAAAGTACAAAAG GTGGTCAAAGGAGCTCGGCCGTGCCCTACAAATATCCATGAATTGTTTACAGAGGGCTCTTTGGATCCTTATGCTGATGATCCTTATGCATTTGATTAG